One genomic region from Syngnathus typhle isolate RoL2023-S1 ecotype Sweden linkage group LG17, RoL_Styp_1.0, whole genome shotgun sequence encodes:
- the scaf1 gene encoding splicing factor, arginine/serine-rich 19 — protein sequence MDLTSASGLKRRLAASCSPTAKREIVRSPPRRSPSLSRSSPSSDQSSPSSTSSSPCANSAIFQNHGQTCGSELVRVSSTSKATFAESFPRSLSQSGVKEGQKKEIYDPFHPTEGEKEGKTEEDEGEKYDPFEPTGSPASDDDDDGCGKLTEDLTGGEIDEEKEEEPPDSTDLFSDPPSPPPSAAQLPHRRRVDYSASKSRVKRERADSDHSEIEEGEIVVAIERGVGGKRTALNSPKITFFDPKPERILRVLDGDGFVSVCADSNWEVDRETEDEPVVGMEDLRRKLVSRRKERYLAFPSSSPLPSQLPPSPPADPRPSSSLAPTAEQASATRNSSKGSKEHNRQRSKDKKAREKDERRKKRRKDKEGDGERSRDKKPGDKSDKEGRRRRSSRSSSQKRKKTHHNSPETSQSHSSSRRDNHGRASFSSPSVERHREREREKERDRDRGRDQDRDRKNERDRRRESEQSHAVAQRRHESDRPRKDERKGKEGLFRSSSRERDVSKRPRRSRERREEARERERRRDGRPVVPPSIQDLNGSDLFAIKRTITVTTTTTTTTVPGSPLLTQASPRRIVQDLDVPHKRNKKRRWHSGGEETERQPCHSRSQSPSPPRYHRYESDGYRDKLDTLSLDGEALDSDYPSLEDTPPAALPPDPPVPSPKSKTASKTERRHPKKKARTSKKLTQSSSSSFSSPKTKSKCQASLSVTSDSAPAPTTGKTTRKVGKDKVWDKDVKKALGRSGKSKKESSARKSKLQSKVSVLVREGVSSTTGTSIGSGKLGMDLLGPGGTGGASGGSVVGGSIAVVFCRDNESRSPFLKPCTEPMSVGVRHKDLASMGKRSARAAPPPPLTVGMKSKKTKPGSITSTSSSTPSPSSTLANKRRRRLVKKVREKAGVSDVASGDGSQSKVTSEGWSGASQELLSTAEDGGKPVSPHSGQAGPAPCSSSSSTSSSFTSVLPPSSPPPRTPPPSAAPLRDTRESSPDSQTVDSSCKTPEPSFLADDCPTQTSPALPPSSPPSPSAAPQGSTPTTLQPASDSAPKSAASPPSPSSSAGGVLGSLSLSSSDPSSSSVSSSSAGKPPPPPPPPPAAPVLPWSLQTGVDCTTGGVLALTALLFKMEEANIASRAKAQEFIQATSQILSQANQSQSQAPSAASSQIPPPPPTLPPPPALSPAQFILQSSLPLVACTKTPPSHLHPNLGGGCAQTPPPVMPVGLPGFTGNSGDAFWDNESKDPDKYLKKLHTQERAVEEVKLAIKPFYQRKDINKDEYKDILRKAVHKICHSRTGEINPVKVSNLVKLYVQRYKYFRKHGRKMDEEEKDDKEQGGTF from the exons ATGGACCTGACGTCAGCATCGGGCTTGAAAAGGAGGCTTGCCGCCTCCTGCTCACCCACCGCCAAAAGAGAGATTGTCAGAAGCCCCCCTCGTCGCTCACCCTCCTTGTCTCGATCATCTCCATCCTCTGATCAGTCCTCACCCTCATCGACATCATCCTCTCCCTGCGCTAACTCGGCAATTTTTCAGAACCATGGTCAGACTTGTGGGTCCGAACTGGTGAGGGTGTCTTCTACATCCAAAGCCACCTTTGCGGAATCCTTCCCTCGCAGTTTATCACAGTCAGGTGTGAAAGAAGGTCAGAAAAAGGAGATCTATGATCCCTTCCATCCGACCGAGGGGGAAAAAGAGGGAAAGACCGAGGAAGATGAAGGAGAGAAGTACGATCCGTTTGAGCCGACCGGTTCGCCAGCGTCGGATGACGATGACGACGGATGCGGCAAGCTAACCGAAGACCTAACGGGAGGAGAAATTGACGAGGAGAAAGAAGAGGAGCCTCCAGACTCCACTGACCTTTTCAGTGACCCACCCAGCCCTCCTCCGTCAGCTGCCCAACTCCCTCATAGAAGACGAGTTGACTACAGCGCCAGCAAAAGTCGAGTTAAGAGAGAGCGGGCTGATTCGGACCACTCTGAGATTGAAGAGGGGGAGATTGTTGTGGCCATTGAGAGAGGTGTGGGCGGCAAGAGAACGGCCCTGAACTCTCCCAAGATCACCTTTTTCGATCCCAAACCAGAACGCATCCTCCGCGTTTTAGATGGGGATGGCTTCGTGTCTGTATGCGCCGATAGTAACTGGGAGGTGGACAGGGAGACGGAGGATGAGCCCGTCGTTGGAATGGAGGATCTCCGAAGGAAATTGGTCAGCAGGAGGAAGGAAAGATATCTCGCCTTTCCGAGTTCGTCCCCACTCCCTTCCCAGCTTCCCCCTTCTCCTCCTGCTGACCCGAGACCTTCTTCCTCTCTCGCCCCGACCGCTGAGCAAGCAAGCGCCACTCGCAATTCCTCCAAAGGTTCCAAAGAGCACAACCGGCAGAGGAGCAAGGATAAAAAGGCTCGGGAGAAAGACGAGAGGCGAAAGAAACGAAGGAAAGACaaggagggagatggagaaaggAGCCGAGACAAGAAGCCCGGGGACAAGAGCGATAAGGAggggagaaggagaagaagcagcagaAGTAGTAGTCAGAAGAGAAAGAAGACGCACCACAATAGCCCCGAGACATCACAATCGCACAGCTCCTCCCGACGAGACAACCACGGCAGAGCCTCCTTCTCTAGCCCTTCTGTGGAACGCCATCGAGAGCGGGAACGAGAGAAAGAAAGGGACCGCGACAGAGGTCGAGACCAAGACAGAGATCGGAAGAACGAACGAGATCGACGCAGAGAGAGCGAGCAAAGCCACGCCGTCGCCCAGAGAAGGCACGAAAGCGATCGACCAAGAAAGGATgagaggaaaggaaaggagGGACTCTTCCGTTCAAGCAGTCGAGAGCGGGACGTCTCCAAGCGGCCGAGAAGAAGCAGGGAGAGAAGAGAGGAGGCCCGAGAGCGGGAACGTCGCCGCGACGGGCGTCCTGTTGTCCCGCCGTCTATTCAGGACCTCAATGGTTCTGACCTCTTTGCTATTAAGCGAACCATCACGGTCACCACCACCACAACCACCACCACGGTACCCGGCTCCCCTCTCCTCACTCAAGCCTCTCCGCGTCGGATCGTGCAGGACTTAGACGTGCCCCACAAAAGGAACAAGAAGAGACGATGGCACTCGGGCGGGGAGGAGACGGAGCGGCAACCTTGTCATAGCCGATCGCAGTCACCGTCTCCTCCGCGGTATCACCGATACGAGTCAGACGGCTATCGGGATAAATTAGACACGTTGTCTTTAGACGGCGAGGCTTTGGACTCGGACTACCCGTCCTTGGAAGATACACCTCCAGCCGCCTTGCCCCCGGACCCACCCGTCCCCAGCCCCAAATCGAAAACGGCCTCAAAGACCGAGCGGCGTCACCCCAAAAAGAAAGCTCGCACATCGAAGAAATTGACtcagtcgtcgtcgtcgtccttcTCTTCTCCTAAAACCAAAAGCAAATGCCAAGCTTCTTTGTCGGTCACGTCAGATTCTGCTCCTGCCCCAACGACAGGCAAGACAACCAGGAAGGTAGGGAAGGACAAAGTGTGGGACAAAGACGTCAAAAAAGCTTTGGGACGTTCGGGCAAATCCAAGAAAGAGAGCAGCGCTCGCAAAAGCAAACTTCAGTCCAAAGTGTCCGTGTTGGTGCGTGAGGGTGTGAGTAGCACCACCGGGACCTCAATCGGCTCTGGGAAGCTGGGTATGGACCTCCTTGGCCCTGGAGGTACAGGAGGAGCTTCGGGAGGCTCCGTGGTGGGCGGTTCCATCGCTGTCGTCTTCTGTCGAGATAACGAGAGCAGATCGCCCTTTCTGAAACCTTGCACTGAGCCGATGTCGGTCGGAGTCCGCCATAAAGATCTGGCAAGTATGGGCAAGCGAAGCGCCCGAGCAGCACCGCCACCCCCTTTGACCGTGGGAATGAAATCAAAGAAGACTAAGCCCGGCTCCATCACGTCCACTTCCTCCTCTACCCCTTCCCCTTCGTCAACATTGGCAAACAAGCGTCGTCGGCGCTTGGTCAAGAAGGTTCGTGAAAAAGCCGGCGTATCAGACGTGGCCAGCGGAGACGGAAGccagtcaaaagtcacatccgAAGGCTGGAGCGGAGCCTCGCAAGAGCTTCTCTCCACTGCCGAAGATGGAGGCAAGCCCGTCAGTCCGCACTCTGGTCAAGCGGGCCCTGCTCCTTGTTCGTCATCGTCTTCCACCTCGTCCTCCTTTACCAGCGTGCTCCCGCCTTCCTCCCCACCACCCCGTACACCCCCGCCTTCCGCGGCTCCCTTGCGGGACACCAGGGAGTCTTCACCGGACTCTCAGACGGTGGACAGCAGCTGCAAGACCCCGGAACCGTCTTTCCTCGCCGACGACTGCCCAACTCAGACCAGCCCCGCTCTTCCGCCGTCCAGTCCGCCCAGCCCGTCGGCGGCGCCCCAGGGCTCCACCCCCACCACCTTGCAGCCCGCTTCCGACAGCGCGCCCAAATCGGCCGCCTCGCCTCCTTCGCCGTCGTCGTCGGCCGGGGGCGTTCTCGGGTCCCTTTCTCTGTCTTCGTCGGacccctcttcctcctcggtGTCGTCGTCGTCCGCCGGCAAGccgcctcctccgccgccgcctcctccggcAGCTCCCGTCCTCCCGTGGAGTCTGCAGACGGGGGTGGACTGCACCACCGGAGGGGTTCTTGCAT TAACTGCACTACTCTTCAAAATGGAGGAGGCAAATATTGCCAGCAGAGCGAAAGCACAAGAATTCATCCAAGCGACCAGCCag ATCCTCTCGCAAGCAAACCAGAGTCAGTCTCAGGCTCCATCAGCTGCCTCCTCCCAGatccctcctccccctcccacctTACCCCCGCCGCCCGCATTGAGCCCCGCACAGTTCATCCTTCAAAGCTCTCTGCCGTTAGTGGCTTGCACCAAAACTCCGCCCTCCCACCTGCACCCCAACCTCGGCGGCGGATGCGCACAGACACCCCCACCCGTCATGCCCGTTGGGCTGCCAGGATTCACGGGGAACTCCGGAGACGCTTTTTGGGACAATGAAAGTAAAGACCCTGACAAG TACCTGAAGAAGCTCCACACCCAGGAGAGGGCAGTGGAGGAGGTGAAGCTCGCTATCAAACCTTTCTATCAGCGCAAAGACATCAACAAGGATGAATACAAAGATATCCTCAGAAAAGCTGTTCACAAG ATCTGCCACAGCCGCACCGGAGAAATCAACCCGGTCAAGGTCAGCAACCTTGTGAAGCTGTACGTCCAGCGCTACAAGTACTTCCGGAAACACGGACGCAAAATGGACGAGGAAGAGAAGGATGACAAGGAGCAGGGTGGGACTTTTTAA
- the LOC133170731 gene encoding uncharacterized protein LOC133170731, with amino-acid sequence MKEEHKLRGSQTGWLEYNNRCYFFGKSKTWSLAETDCVSRGGHLTSVLDQREGKWLMDRVTNAMKNARTWIGLRRETSGRRWQWADGTFFSSSFWDRGEPNDSGGQEDCVEMYPSGTWNDVPCSIDQAYVCKRSVCPLTRFYTVTCPTPLCPATAMAAATCPTPAPCPICPTTAKPATCPTPAPCPTTAKPATCPTPAPCPTTAKPATCPTPAPCPTTAKPATCPTPAPCPTTAKPATCPTPAPCPTTAKPATCPTPAPCPTTAKAATCPTPAPCPTTAKPATCPTPAPCPTAATTKAAATCPTPAPCPVCPTTAKPATCPASPPLTNGEFQMCTGSTNDSCLLAMIAIPKGGFQDVLDGLSVARSVVIRGRPNPQAKRLVVNLDGRDPNGKKATTALQLDLDLESQTFTLTYRVGGNWGGNRTGDLPRGRPFGAGLPFKIVIECGSGTFHLDFNDELQLDLAGPEFDIGSINWMEVWQVASDAEGHPASVTVNAAPGLGVGVAIGMAIGSVPTCLFVFALACHRLLSAFQKRCLK; translated from the exons ATGAAGGAAGAACACA AGCTGCGCGGGTCTCAGACCGGATGGCTGGAATACAACAACCGCTGTTACTTCTTCGGAAAGTCCAAGACGTGGTCGCTGGCTGAGACCGATTGTGTGTCCCGGGGAGGCCACCTGACAAGCGTATTGGACCAACGGGAGGGG aaATGGCTGATGGATCGCGTCACGAATGCCATGAAGAATGCCAGAACCTGGATTGGCCTGCGACGTGAGACCTCTGGCAGACGGTGGCAGTGGGCAGACGGAACCTTTTTCTCCTCCTC GTTCTGGGATCGCGGTGAGCCAAACGACTCGGGTGGACAGGAAGACTGTGTTGAAATGTATCCCTCTGGTACTTGGAATGACGTCCCATGTAGCATTGATCAGGCCTACGTCTGCAAGC GTTCTGTCTGTCCCCTCACTCGATTCTATACTGTCACCTGTCCTACTCCTCTCTGCCCCGCTACGGCCATGGCTGCCGCCACCTGTCCTACTCCTGCTCCCTGCCCCATCTGTCCCACTACGGCCAAGCCTGCCACCTGTCCTACTCCTGCTCCCTGTCCCACTACGGCCAAGCCTGCCACCTGTCCTACTCCTGCTCCCTGTCCCACTACGGCCAAACCTGCCACCTGTCCTACTCCTGCTCCCTGTCCCACTACGGCCAAACCTGCCACCTGTCCTACTCCTGCTCCCTGTCCCACTACGGCCAAGCCTGCCACCTGTCCTACTCCTGCTCCCTGTCCCACTACGGCCAAGCCTGCCACCTGTCCTACTCCTGCTCCCTGTCCCACTACGGCCAAGGCTGCCACCTGTCCTACTCCTGCTCCCTGTCCCACTACGGCCAAGCCTGCCACCTGTCCAACTCCTGCTCCCTGTCCCACTGCCGCTACCACCAAGGCTGCCGCCACCTGTCCTACTCCTGCTCCCTGCCCCGTCTGTCCCACTACGGCCAAGCCTGCCACCTGTCCTGCCAGCCCTCCTCTGACCAACGGGGAGTTCCAGATGTGCACGGGCTCCACCAATGACTCGTGCCTGCTCGCCATGATCGCCATCCCG aaggggggattCCAAGATGTGCTGGACGGTCTCAGCGTGGCCCGCAGCGTTGTCATCAGAGGACGACCCAATCCCCAAGCAAAGAG GCTGGTGGTCAACCTGGACGGACGCGACCCCAACGGCAAGAAGGCTACCACGGCGCTGCAACTAGATTTGGACTTGGAGAGCCAAACCTTCACCCTCACCTACAGAGTGGGCGGCAATTGGGGCGGCAATCGGACCGGGGACCTTCCCCGCGGACGCCCCTTCGGAGCCGGTCTCCCCTTCAAG ATTGTCATCGAGTGCGGGAGTGGCACTTTCCACCTGGACTTTAACGACGAGCTCCAGCTGGATTTAGCAGGTCCTGAATTTGATATTGGGAGCATCAACTGGATGGAGGTGTGGCAAGTGGCAAGTGATGCTGAGGGGCATCCAGCTTCTGTGACGGTCAACGCCGCTCCCGGGTTGGGCGTCGGCGTGGCAATCGGCATGGCAATCGGCTCCGTTCCaacgtgtttgtttgtttttgcgctGGCTTGCCACCGGTTGTTGTCGGCTTTTCAGAAGAGATGTCTCAAATAA